The following proteins are encoded in a genomic region of Gemmatimonadota bacterium:
- the ychF gene encoding redox-regulated ATPase YchF, translating to MLKLGIVGLPNVGKSSLFNALTAAKAEAANYPFCTVEPNVGMVEVPDSRLDALAVIVQPERTVPAVVQFVDIAGLVKGASQGEGLGNKFLTNIRETDAIVHVVRCFDDPDVTHVMGAVDPVRDREVIEFELALADLGSVEKRLEKSKRAARIGEKEAIAELPALEKANAALAEGKALWHVSLTDEERALLSTLQLLTLKPILYAANVTDAELAGDEGAYVTALRAAIAADHEPAEVVTFSAKIEGELADLAPDDRKEFLQSLGIESAGLDRLIRGGYHLLGLETYFTAGEKEVRAWTIHHGDTAPKAAAVIHTDFERGFIRAETVSYADFIANGGWKGAKEKGVVRSEGKEYIVQDGDVLLFRFNV from the coding sequence ATGCTAAAGCTCGGCATCGTCGGCCTCCCCAACGTCGGCAAATCCTCCCTGTTCAACGCCCTCACGGCCGCCAAGGCCGAGGCCGCGAACTATCCGTTCTGCACCGTTGAGCCGAACGTCGGAATGGTGGAGGTCCCCGATTCGCGGCTCGACGCACTGGCCGTCATCGTGCAGCCGGAGCGCACCGTGCCCGCCGTCGTCCAGTTCGTGGACATCGCGGGTCTCGTCAAAGGCGCATCCCAGGGTGAGGGACTCGGTAACAAATTTCTCACGAACATCCGCGAGACCGACGCGATTGTGCACGTCGTCCGCTGCTTTGACGATCCCGACGTCACGCACGTGATGGGCGCCGTGGATCCGGTGCGCGACCGTGAAGTGATCGAGTTCGAGCTAGCACTCGCCGATCTCGGCTCCGTCGAAAAGCGGTTGGAGAAATCCAAGCGCGCCGCGCGCATTGGCGAAAAAGAAGCGATCGCCGAACTCCCCGCGCTCGAGAAAGCCAACGCCGCACTCGCCGAAGGCAAGGCACTCTGGCACGTGTCGCTCACGGACGAAGAGCGTGCCCTGCTCTCCACACTGCAACTGCTCACGCTCAAGCCGATTCTCTACGCGGCGAACGTGACCGACGCCGAACTCGCGGGCGATGAAGGCGCGTACGTCACGGCGCTGCGCGCGGCGATTGCCGCCGACCACGAGCCCGCTGAGGTCGTCACCTTCTCGGCGAAGATCGAAGGCGAGCTCGCCGATCTCGCGCCGGATGACCGCAAGGAATTCCTGCAGTCGCTTGGCATTGAGTCCGCTGGCCTCGACCGATTGATTCGCGGCGGCTATCACCTGCTCGGCCTCGAGACGTATTTCACGGCCGGCGAAAAAGAAGTCCGCGCGTGGACGATTCACCACGGCGACACGGCCCCCAAGGCAGCCGCGGTGATTCACACCGATTTTGAGCGCGGCTTCATTCGCGCCGAGACGGTGAGCTACGCCGATTTCATTGCGAACGGTGGCTGGAAGGGCGCCAAGGAAAAAGGCGTCGTGCGCAGCGAAGGCAAGGAGTACATCGTGCAGGATGGTGATGTGCTGCTGTTCCGCTTCAACGTCTAG